In one uncultured Methanoregula sp. genomic region, the following are encoded:
- a CDS encoding M13 family metallopeptidase, which produces MKEIIAILLLVFCLVAAGCSGPAAPTTPVTPLAKPAPETGFVLNASIRPGDDFYLHVNDAWIREHPIPADKDSYISYIALRDKVDDDLHSLLSRAANTSGTQDRNMTRLGQFYRSGMDSGKIDRDGLAGLSEDLGMIDSIGSRADLTNATVTLLVHGSNPLYSYNAEINPRNSEEMIAGLEQGGLGLPDRDYYLRTDNKSKSLQVSYQGHIARVLQIDGESPELAATHAGTIYAMEKTLAKSHFSNVENRDPVKTTNLYTPTGLVTAYPHTGWDRLLAINGSGTVKTVDVHQPQFLNALDTMIATAPLEDWKVYLRYRVIDDASPYLGPAYENESFAFYKKDLNGIAEMKPRWKRVVNTESASLPDLVGQAYVAEYVDPRTRGMVSDMFREIRQTFDQRIANLTWMSTPTKNAAREKLAAMRQKIAYPDTYTDYSGLVLSDSYAGNVRSASAYGLVHGAYGLEKIGRPVDHDAWTVSPQIVNAFYDPTRNEIIFPAAFLQPPFFDPDQDAAVNYGSLGFVVGHEMTHGFDDWGRQFDKTGTLKNWWTPEDEQNFNNQTAILVTQYNHYEVLPGLFVNGNLTLGENIADFGGATLAYHAWKNTENSSLATTTSGASADRRFFYAAARTWRGSTRDEAIRTLVYTDPHSPEQYRVNGVLFNIPEFYNAFSEIRHGDRLYRNVSERPVIW; this is translated from the coding sequence GTGAAAGAGATTATAGCAATCCTCCTCCTCGTATTCTGTCTTGTTGCCGCCGGCTGTTCCGGCCCCGCTGCTCCAACGACACCCGTTACGCCGTTGGCAAAGCCGGCACCGGAGACCGGTTTTGTCCTCAATGCGTCCATCCGGCCGGGCGATGATTTTTACCTGCATGTGAATGATGCCTGGATCCGTGAGCACCCGATACCGGCAGACAAGGACAGTTATATCTCCTATATCGCGCTCCGCGACAAGGTTGACGATGACCTCCATTCCCTTCTCTCCCGTGCCGCAAATACCTCCGGCACCCAGGACCGGAATATGACGCGGCTCGGGCAGTTCTACCGGTCGGGTATGGACTCCGGGAAGATCGACCGCGACGGACTTGCCGGCCTGTCAGAAGATCTCGGGATGATCGATTCGATCGGATCCCGGGCCGATCTCACCAATGCCACGGTCACGCTCCTTGTACACGGGTCAAATCCGCTCTATTCCTACAATGCCGAGATCAACCCCAGGAACAGCGAGGAGATGATCGCCGGCCTTGAACAGGGCGGGCTCGGACTCCCGGACCGGGACTATTACCTGAGAACGGATAACAAGAGCAAATCTCTCCAGGTTTCATACCAGGGGCACATTGCCCGGGTCCTCCAGATCGATGGAGAGTCACCGGAACTGGCTGCAACCCATGCAGGGACCATCTATGCCATGGAAAAAACCCTGGCCAAATCCCATTTCAGCAATGTGGAGAACCGGGACCCGGTGAAGACCACAAACCTGTACACCCCCACCGGGCTTGTGACGGCGTATCCCCATACCGGCTGGGACCGGCTCCTGGCCATCAACGGTTCGGGCACCGTGAAAACCGTGGATGTCCACCAGCCCCAGTTTCTTAACGCGCTGGACACCATGATAGCAACCGCTCCCCTCGAAGACTGGAAAGTTTACCTGCGGTACCGGGTGATCGATGATGCATCCCCTTATCTCGGCCCTGCCTACGAGAACGAGAGTTTCGCCTTCTACAAAAAAGATCTCAACGGGATTGCAGAGATGAAGCCCCGGTGGAAACGGGTTGTCAACACGGAGAGCGCATCTCTTCCGGACCTCGTGGGCCAGGCCTATGTTGCGGAATATGTTGATCCCCGCACCCGCGGGATGGTATCTGACATGTTCAGGGAAATCCGGCAGACCTTTGATCAGCGGATAGCGAATCTCACCTGGATGAGCACACCGACAAAGAATGCAGCCCGGGAGAAACTTGCTGCCATGCGACAGAAGATTGCCTACCCGGATACGTACACGGATTACTCGGGACTGGTCCTGTCAGACTCGTACGCAGGGAATGTCCGTTCAGCATCCGCGTACGGGCTTGTCCACGGTGCGTACGGGCTTGAAAAGATCGGCAGGCCGGTTGACCATGATGCCTGGACCGTGTCCCCGCAGATCGTCAATGCATTTTATGACCCGACCCGCAATGAGATAATCTTCCCTGCCGCCTTCCTCCAGCCCCCGTTCTTTGATCCGGACCAGGACGCGGCTGTCAATTACGGGTCGCTCGGCTTTGTTGTCGGGCACGAGATGACGCACGGCTTTGATGACTGGGGCCGGCAGTTCGACAAAACCGGTACCCTGAAGAACTGGTGGACCCCTGAAGATGAACAAAATTTCAACAACCAGACGGCCATCCTCGTGACCCAGTACAACCATTACGAGGTCCTTCCCGGGCTCTTTGTCAATGGTAACCTGACTCTGGGCGAGAACATCGCGGATTTCGGCGGTGCGACCCTTGCGTATCACGCATGGAAGAATACGGAGAATTCCTCCCTTGCCACAACCACTTCCGGCGCCTCCGCGGACCGGCGGTTCTTCTATGCTGCAGCCCGCACCTGGCGGGGAAGTACCCGTGATGAGGCAATCCGCACCCTGGTCTACACCGATCCCCACAGCCCGGAACAATACCGGGTGAATGGCGTCCTTTTCAATATCCCGGAGTTCTACAACGCGTTTTCGGAGATCAGGCACGGTGACCGGTTATACCGGAACGTGAGTGAGCGGCCGGTCATCTGGTAA
- a CDS encoding AbrB/MazE/SpoVT family DNA-binding domain-containing protein: MPEKENTVKSRLHHGSNSLDLTIPSEIVKSWEINPGDVFRLVVTGEGDNLVLQYERVYSTKG; this comes from the coding sequence ATGCCCGAGAAAGAAAATACCGTAAAGTCCCGGCTCCATCACGGTTCAAATTCTCTTGACCTCACCATCCCTTCCGAGATCGTCAAGTCCTGGGAGATCAATCCCGGGGATGTATTCCGGCTCGTTGTTACGGGAGAGGGAGATAATCTTGTTTTGCAATACGAGCGGGTTTACTCGACGAAGGGGTGA
- a CDS encoding phosphatase PAP2 family protein: MGIAAPTAVLLFVNSYAGMILGFLLLIVMWSRVHLQRHSLAQVIAGAVLGLIFTGIQIYLIRIFF; the protein is encoded by the coding sequence ATGGGAATTGCTGCACCAACAGCAGTTCTCCTTTTTGTAAATAGTTACGCAGGGATGATTTTGGGATTTCTTTTACTTATTGTTATGTGGAGCAGGGTTCATCTCCAAAGGCATAGCCTGGCTCAGGTTATTGCAGGAGCGGTATTAGGGCTTATTTTTACCGGAATTCAGATATATTTAATCAGAATCTTTTTTTAA
- a CDS encoding phosphatase PAP2 family protein translates to MDDSILFIQTLQVNAPNLGLFMQAIAFLGQPEFYLLFIPLIYWCFDKTLGIRLALILSLSTGLCDALKISIHSPRPYWVSSDVKALTNYPSFGMPSGHAQNALVFFGYLAAWIKKMWAWIICTIIILLIGLARVYQAVHFPLDIITGWAVGLVILVLVLRFENPAAEWMCKKTLGVQIGVIFLCSVVLICISLLALVSLGSWQVPTVWSELALSQSGFPIDPLVPRDTLITAGLLFGAATGAVLANRYVKFTVSGTNAQKVLRYCIGIVILFVIWLGLSPLVQPQTYSGYLMTYLRPAVAGLWICAGAPRLFQKIGLYKTQL, encoded by the coding sequence ATGGATGACAGCATCCTTTTTATTCAGACCCTCCAGGTCAATGCCCCGAATCTTGGCCTTTTTATGCAGGCTATTGCATTCCTTGGGCAGCCTGAATTTTATCTGTTATTTATCCCACTGATTTACTGGTGTTTTGACAAAACCCTTGGAATTCGTCTTGCTCTCATCCTTTCACTGAGTACAGGCCTTTGTGATGCTCTCAAGATCTCGATCCATTCTCCCCGCCCGTACTGGGTGAGTTCTGATGTCAAAGCCCTGACTAACTATCCCTCGTTCGGCATGCCATCTGGGCATGCCCAGAATGCTCTGGTATTTTTTGGATATCTTGCAGCCTGGATCAAAAAAATGTGGGCCTGGATCATCTGTACCATCATTATTCTTCTGATTGGTCTTGCACGGGTCTACCAGGCCGTGCATTTTCCACTCGATATTATTACGGGTTGGGCGGTCGGGTTGGTTATCCTCGTGCTCGTCCTCCGTTTTGAGAACCCGGCAGCCGAATGGATGTGTAAAAAAACTCTCGGTGTTCAGATCGGAGTGATCTTTCTTTGTTCGGTGGTATTAATCTGCATTAGCTTACTGGCGCTTGTCTCCCTCGGTTCGTGGCAGGTACCGACTGTATGGTCGGAACTGGCATTATCTCAGAGTGGATTTCCCATCGATCCTCTTGTTCCCCGTGACACCCTGATAACTGCGGGTCTGTTGTTTGGTGCTGCTACCGGTGCAGTACTTGCAAACCGGTACGTGAAGTTCACGGTATCCGGTACTAATGCGCAGAAAGTGCTCAGGTACTGTATTGGTATTGTTATCCTGTTCGTCATTTGGCTGGGACTCAGTCCATTGGTGCAACCTCAGACCTACTCCGGCTATCTTATGACATACCTGCGGCCTGCCGTTGCCGGCCTGTGGATATGTGCGGGTGCACCCCGGCTGTTTCAAAAAATCGGGCTTTATAAGACACAACTGTAA
- a CDS encoding AAA-like domain-containing protein produces MESTGPRINPYSNYGSIAFGSRFFGRKKEIKFFTDRIIENPSPQDISIIGAPKIGKSSLVHEALIERKRELHSNKKIPIWINMGTYKTPESFFSGIIFQTYAELESLSIVNKEINDNYSKINDEKLPEMERYFYIEKFYETIKKLGFNIIFIFDEFDHARNLFKENPSAFQKLRELTYYPDWKTTHITISRRPLREIEQQSGAISNYYSLFHEKTLISYTNEDLLEYFQKFQNCGLELTKEQHKKIEHYCGSHPYLLDIACYHIIEQFFDKIFNDIEISVHSNENLFLNYYEDVAKHLQENSTFNNVLQVLFGPLVTVNRREIDRLQQHGYLSQTSDGTIVSLSQDFKDFLYLTQRKTELWPVLSQVERGLRELIDRQMTGKYGEKWIDHLENINSCLKNTFKECRDNQQKEKAFFGSASENLLDYSYIGTLFTIIFFEWGTFQNIMKKDNNYWDQRQKIIVKIRNPLAHFRDEVPPESHKKIADGYCQEILDILRNEKIL; encoded by the coding sequence ATGGAATCGACTGGACCCAGGATTAATCCGTACTCAAATTATGGAAGTATTGCATTCGGGTCACGTTTTTTCGGCAGAAAAAAAGAGATAAAATTTTTTACAGATAGAATTATTGAAAATCCTTCGCCTCAAGATATTTCTATTATTGGTGCTCCAAAAATCGGCAAGAGCAGTTTAGTTCACGAAGCTCTCATTGAAAGAAAACGAGAATTACATTCAAATAAAAAAATTCCAATTTGGATTAATATGGGTACTTATAAGACCCCAGAAAGTTTTTTTTCAGGAATTATTTTTCAAACATATGCAGAATTGGAATCTTTGTCTATTGTCAATAAAGAGATTAATGACAATTATTCGAAAATTAATGATGAAAAACTTCCTGAAATGGAGAGATATTTCTATATCGAAAAATTTTATGAAACAATCAAGAAATTAGGGTTCAATATCATTTTTATTTTTGATGAATTCGATCATGCAAGAAATTTATTCAAAGAAAATCCATCTGCCTTTCAAAAATTGAGAGAATTAACTTATTATCCTGATTGGAAAACCACTCATATAACTATTTCACGACGTCCTTTAAGGGAGATTGAACAACAAAGCGGTGCAATATCAAATTATTATAGCTTATTTCATGAAAAAACATTAATTTCATACACCAATGAAGATTTATTAGAATATTTTCAAAAATTTCAAAATTGTGGTCTAGAATTAACTAAAGAGCAACATAAAAAAATTGAACATTATTGTGGGAGTCATCCTTATCTTCTTGACATCGCTTGTTATCATATTATAGAACAATTTTTTGATAAAATATTCAACGATATTGAAATATCGGTTCATTCAAATGAAAATTTATTCCTAAATTATTATGAGGATGTAGCGAAACATCTCCAAGAGAATTCGACATTTAACAATGTGTTACAAGTTTTATTTGGGCCACTGGTTACTGTGAACCGAAGAGAAATTGATAGATTACAACAACATGGATATTTATCCCAAACAAGTGATGGAACCATTGTCTCTCTTTCGCAGGATTTTAAAGATTTCTTATATTTAACTCAAAGAAAAACAGAATTGTGGCCAGTTTTATCTCAAGTAGAACGAGGATTACGAGAATTGATTGATAGACAAATGACAGGAAAATATGGAGAAAAATGGATAGACCATCTTGAAAATATAAACTCATGTCTAAAGAATACTTTTAAAGAATGTCGTGACAATCAGCAGAAGGAAAAAGCCTTTTTTGGTTCAGCTTCAGAAAATTTATTGGACTACTCATATATCGGGACATTATTTACAATTATTTTCTTTGAATGGGGAACATTTCAAAATATTATGAAAAAAGATAACAATTATTGGGATCAACGTCAAAAAATCATTGTGAAAATTAGAAATCCATTAGCGCATTTTCGAGATGAAGTACCTCCAGAATCTCATAAAAAAATTGCAGATGGATATTGTCAAGAAATTCTTGATATTCTTCGGAATGAAAAAATTTTATAA